AAGACATTGCCGAATATGGCGGTGTCTTTAAGGTTACCCAGGGATTTGTGGAAGCCTTCGGAAAGGACCGTGTACGGAATACGCCTTTATGCGAGTCCGCAATCGTTGGAACCGCCCAGGGCTTAGCCATCAATGGTATGAAAGCCATGGTCGAAATGCAGTTTTCCGACTTCGTCACCTGCGGCTTCAACCAGATTGTAAACAACCTCGCGAAGACGCACTATCGCTGGGGACAAAATGTCGATGTAGTGGTTCGTATGCCCACCGGCGCCGGCGTGAATGCCGGACCGTTCCATTCTCAGTCAACCGAAGCCTGGTTCACCCATACACCCGGTTTGAAGGTGGTCTATCCCGCGTTCCCGGATGATGCGAAAGGATTGCTCGCAGCATCCATCGCGGACCCCAATCCGGTCATGTTCTTTGAACACAAGGCGCTTTACCGCTCTGTCCAGGGGCAGGTTCCGGACGATTATTATACCCTCGAGATCGGAAAGGCAAAGTTGGTCCGTCAGGGAAATGCTGCCACCATTGTGAGCTATGGGCTGGCGGTCCACTGGGCGCTGGAATACCTCGATCAGCATCCCGAAATTTCGGTTGACCTGATTGACCTGCGCTCGCTCTTACCGTGGGATAAGGAAATGGTGATGGAGAGCGTGCGTAAGACCGGAAAAGTGCTGGTATTCCATGAGGACACGCACACGGGAGGATTCGGGGGAGAGATCGCTTCGCATATTTCCGAGCATTGCTTTGAATCCCTGGACGCGCCGGTGATGCGACTGGCCAGCCTGGATACACCGGTTCCCATGAACCTGGAATTGGAATGGAATTTTCTTCCGAAGAACCGCCTCGGAGAACGTCTGGAGCAACTGCTCCGTTACTGATATTACTTTGGATCGGTCGTAGAAACGTCCGTGAGTAACGGCTTGTTCGGCTGTTCGCGTACCGGCTTCATCAGCTCGAGTAAACGGGCAATGGCCACCTGGTTCTGCTCGAGGTAAACCGAATTGTAAACGGACCGGCGTTCGCGGGTCGTCAGATGCCAGCTCAGCGAAATCTCCTGTTCCTTGGTCGGTAGTTCGAAGATGATGAAATCGAACGGGGAGGTCAGCCAGGCCTTGGCGTATTCATACGACTCATCCTGGTTGTAATCCTGAATGGTCAGCAGGTTGCCGTAGATGTTGCCGAGCGGCGTCGTGATATTCTCGATGAAGGTCTTTCGCGGTTGCTCTTCGATGGGACGCTCCTTGTGAGAATCACGGATATCGACAAAGATCACCCCGCTGGTGTTTTCCTCAATCCATTTGCGAAAGGTATGGAGGAAACGCAACGAGGTTTTCATTCCGGTATTGTCCCGGATGCCGGCATCCATCACCTGGATCATCGGCTCGCTGGGTAAACTGACAGCCGGCAGGATGTAAGGGAAGGTCGCGTTCATCCGCAGCACACTGCTGAACCGGATGTTTCCCGCCTGTTGTTCCCTGAAGAGGTCGGAGAATTCCACTTCGTCGTAAGTGGTCTTGAAATTGAAATTGCTGTCGTTCCTGTGGGTGGTAAGGTAGGAGATGGGTTGGGGTGAGATCAGGAGGCGACGGCCGTCGTTGACAATGGTCGGCGCGAAGACCATCATCGGGATCATGGCTTCCGATTCCGGTTTCCGGTAATCCTGCAGACGCTTGACCATGACACTGCCGGTATTTTCATTGAGTTGGTTCTCGAAAGCATAGGCCCGATCCTTCGAGTATCGGTTATTGCCTTCCCGGAACTTTTGGACGTTGAGGAACAGATCGCTCACGGAAATACTGAACGTGACCGGATTCAGCAGATCTTTCCCGATGTTATCAATGTATTTCTTGTTCTGAAGGTCGGAGAGCAGTCCGAGTCGCTGGCGCAGGAACAACTCCCGGTAGTACGCCGCGCCGATCATTCCCCCCGAAGCCCCGCTGATGAGTTGGGTGGAACGTGTGAAGCGGTAGTCGGTCAGACTGTCGCAAAGTTGCATGATCCGAAAGGCCCAAATGGATGCGCGCAAGCCGCCACCGGAACAATTAACGAAGATCATCTTCGGTTTCGTCCCGCCGACGGCCGCTTTCTCTTTCCATTTTTCCAACTGCGCGATCGTGGCGGCCATGTCTGCCTGAACGCGCAGACTGTCGTCGCTTCTCCGGATGGCATCCATGTCGTACGCGCTCTTTTTCACCGTGTAATCGAGCCCGTAGGCCTTATTTTCCGGATAGAAGATGCCGTATTGCGATAGGAAATTGACCACCAGGATCAGGAGAATGAACGCGGAGCCCGCCCAGGATTTCAACCAGAACCGGAAGGCACTGCTCAACATGATCAGCAGGGAGAAGGTGAGCATCACGCTGGCGCCGGCCGGGATCTTGAAAAGGGAGTACTCCTTGAAAAGTCCCATCAGGATGAACATGCCAAAGACGATGATCTCGATGATCGCGGCGTTCAGGTGATTCTGGCGGAACACCGATTCGACCATGTCGCGGGTATAGTGTCCGGTATGCCGTACCAACTTGACTTTTCGGAAGGTGCTCAGGTACGTATCAACCCGCCACTCCTTGATCTGGGCCGGTTTTTTCTTCTTGGTGAATAATTTTCTTGTCAGCAGCAGATCGTCTTCGTCATCCACATGCGCCGCGACAGGCGCATTGGGATCGGCATCGGAAGTCTCCATGCCGAACATGAGCACGATGTCCTTGTTGGTTCGGAAAAAATACGTCAGCGTGACGGTGAAGATCAGCGTCATGCCGATCAGGAAACCGGTCACCTCCGAAATTATGCTCCATAAGCCCTGGTATTCATTGTTGAGCTGAAAACTGATGAGATTGCCGAGGTACACCAGGACGAACAGCGCAGGAAGAATGAAGTTGTTGATCGTGTACTTCAGAAACGGGCGCGATAAGGTGGCAATGAACGGAAAGCGGAAGCCGTTGATGATGTAACTGGAAATGTTGAACACCATGATGAACGCGCCGGTGGCGAAACCCATGATGAAGAAACTCAGAAAACCGACGGTCCCCATGTACTCGGGATCGAGAAACAGATAGGGTATACCGAAGCGTTTGGAAAGCGATTCCGTCACCCAGCCGAACAGCACCACCCAGTACAACAACAGGAGGTGATTCTTTTTCAGCATCACCACCAGTAACTGGATGGGAAACGAATAGATAAAGCGGGTAAAGGCTTTACGTCTTCGGAAATCGGGGCGGCGGAACCTGTTCATTGAACGCAGTACCAATAATTTACGTTCAAAACAGGAAAAAGTTTGACACTTATGCGGTAGTTATCTTACGTTCGACCGTTTCCAGGATAACTTTCTCTTCGATTTTAGCCTTTTCCATGACTGCCGCCGCTTCCTTCAGGATCCCGTCAACGAATTCCTTGTCCTTTAGCCCCGAAGCGTTGATCCGGACGTTCAGATAGGCGCCCTGTACGGCTGTCCTGGCACACAACGCACCTACACCAGCATCGGTAACCGAATTGGGGTTGCCCTCTTCGGCCATGGCTTTAATGATTGCAAGCGAAGCGAAGGCGGCCTTCATGACACGGAGCGGTATTTCGGTCGCATACCGGGTAGCCGCCTGGATCTCCACACTTCGGGCCTTTTTTTCTTCCTCCGTAGCTTTTGGAAGACCGAAGGCGGCCATGATACGGTTGAACGATCGGGTGTCTTCATCGACCAGGAACAAAAGCTCGTCCTTCAGTTGCTGACCCTTTTCTGCCCAATCCGAGAAGAACTCCCAACGATCATCCATGCCCTTTTTATGGGAGGAAAGATTCCCGACCATGGAACCCAGGGAAACACCCAATGCACCCACATAGGCGGAAATGGAGCCACCGCCGGGTGCAGGGGATTCAGCGGCTGTCTCGTTCGCGAATTCGCGTAGCCGCATGCCGACCAAACGCTCCTGGGCTGCGTCGCGCAAACGGTATTCGATGATCCGCTCTTCCGGTTTAAATGGTCCCAGTTCGTCGAGTCCCATCGACTTGATGGCGATCCGTATCAGTTCTTCTTCCGATACACCGGTTGATCGCTTCTGCTTTTTTAAAAAGTACCTTCCCGCATCCGTCATTGCGGATAGGGGAATCAGACCGACCAGTTCGGAACCCGTAACCCGAAGCCCTCGTTGGTAAGCGCTTTTCACACATTCGTCAAACGCGATGTGAACCGGAGTCACGCTGATGTCGGTCAGGTTCATGCTGACCTGGGCAATGCCGTATTCTTCGATGAACCATCCGATGGCTTTGACCGATTTGCAGGTGCCGGGCTGTACAATTTCTTCGCCTTTTTCATTCTTGACCTTTCGGCCATTTTCCCGTACGTCGAACGCAACCGAATTGGCCCGTCGTACAGAAGTGGTATTGAGGTTGATGTTATAAGCCACGAGGAAATTTCGTGCTCCGATAACCGTAGCGCCTGAACGGGCAGGAAAAACAGCGGGACCGAAGTCGGGTTTCCATTCCGGCTTCCTGATCTTTTCGAAGAAGCCCTCATACTCGCCGGCGCGGATGACCGATAGATTCTTCCTGGCCGGGTCAGGCTGAGCTGCCTCGTAGAGGTATACCGGAATTTTCAATTCATTTCCCACGCGCTGAGCCAGCTTCTGCGCCCAGGCAGCCGTCTCTTCCATGGAGATACCGCTGATCGGGATAAGCGGACAAACATCGGTAGCACCCATGCGGGGATGCTCACCTTTGTGCTTGCTCATGTCAATCAGTTCCGCCGCCTTGCGGATGGCCTGGAACGCGGCTTCCACAACTTGTTCAGGCGCTCCGACAAACGTAACCACAGTACGATTGGTAGCCTTTCCCGGATCGACGTTCAGCAAACGGATTCCATCGGTCGCTTCGATAACCTCGGTGATCTGCCGGATGATCGCCGGATCCTGTCCTTCACTGAAATTGGGAACACATTCGATAAGCTGTTGCATATGGGGTGTTGTCAGTTGTCAGATATTGAGTGAGGATAATGTCCGGCCGTTGATGAAGCACTGCCGGATGAGTGGCTGACCGAAGAAGTATGGAAATGCTTCGACGGATTCAAGCGGCGAGGTCACAAAGAAATTGGCAACCTTTCCGATGCCGATACTTCCATGTGTATCCTGAATGCCCATGGCGGCCGCTGCATTGATTGTTGCGGCGCAGATCGCTTCCCGTGGGGTCATCTTGTAGAGGATGCAGGCAAGAGACACCATGAGGTTCATGTTCGAACTGGGACTGCTGCCGGGATTGAAATCGGTCGCCAGTGCGACCGCATTGCCGGCCGTGATCATCGCCCGGGCCGGGGGAGCAGGAAGTCCGAGGAACAACTGAGCTCCGGGCAACAGGACCGGAATGGTTGTAGAGTCTGCCAGCGCCTTGATGT
This genomic stretch from Bacteroidota bacterium harbors:
- a CDS encoding patatin-like phospholipase family protein produces the protein MNRFRRPDFRRRKAFTRFIYSFPIQLLVVMLKKNHLLLLYWVVLFGWVTESLSKRFGIPYLFLDPEYMGTVGFLSFFIMGFATGAFIMVFNISSYIINGFRFPFIATLSRPFLKYTINNFILPALFVLVYLGNLISFQLNNEYQGLWSIISEVTGFLIGMTLIFTVTLTYFFRTNKDIVLMFGMETSDADPNAPVAAHVDDEDDLLLTRKLFTKKKKPAQIKEWRVDTYLSTFRKVKLVRHTGHYTRDMVESVFRQNHLNAAIIEIIVFGMFILMGLFKEYSLFKIPAGASVMLTFSLLIMLSSAFRFWLKSWAGSAFILLILVVNFLSQYGIFYPENKAYGLDYTVKKSAYDMDAIRRSDDSLRVQADMAATIAQLEKWKEKAAVGGTKPKMIFVNCSGGGLRASIWAFRIMQLCDSLTDYRFTRSTQLISGASGGMIGAAYYRELFLRQRLGLLSDLQNKKYIDNIGKDLLNPVTFSISVSDLFLNVQKFREGNNRYSKDRAYAFENQLNENTGSVMVKRLQDYRKPESEAMIPMMVFAPTIVNDGRRLLISPQPISYLTTHRNDSNFNFKTTYDEVEFSDLFREQQAGNIRFSSVLRMNATFPYILPAVSLPSEPMIQVMDAGIRDNTGMKTSLRFLHTFRKWIEENTSGVIFVDIRDSHKERPIEEQPRKTFIENITTPLGNIYGNLLTIQDYNQDESYEYAKAWLTSPFDFIIFELPTKEQEISLSWHLTTRERRSVYNSVYLEQNQVAIARLLELMKPVREQPNKPLLTDVSTTDPK
- the ftcD gene encoding glutamate formimidoyltransferase; amino-acid sequence: MQQLIECVPNFSEGQDPAIIRQITEVIEATDGIRLLNVDPGKATNRTVVTFVGAPEQVVEAAFQAIRKAAELIDMSKHKGEHPRMGATDVCPLIPISGISMEETAAWAQKLAQRVGNELKIPVYLYEAAQPDPARKNLSVIRAGEYEGFFEKIRKPEWKPDFGPAVFPARSGATVIGARNFLVAYNINLNTTSVRRANSVAFDVRENGRKVKNEKGEEIVQPGTCKSVKAIGWFIEEYGIAQVSMNLTDISVTPVHIAFDECVKSAYQRGLRVTGSELVGLIPLSAMTDAGRYFLKKQKRSTGVSEEELIRIAIKSMGLDELGPFKPEERIIEYRLRDAAQERLVGMRLREFANETAAESPAPGGGSISAYVGALGVSLGSMVGNLSSHKKGMDDRWEFFSDWAEKGQQLKDELLFLVDEDTRSFNRIMAAFGLPKATEEEKKARSVEIQAATRYATEIPLRVMKAAFASLAIIKAMAEEGNPNSVTDAGVGALCARTAVQGAYLNVRINASGLKDKEFVDGILKEAAAVMEKAKIEEKVILETVERKITTA